CATCTCTCAAACACTTTGTATAGATCCGGTAAATTGGCAATCTGCAACACTGTGCCATCCTCACTTATGTGTTTGGGAGGACTGATGAGCGAACGGAAAGCCTTGCAGAGGACATGCTCAACATTCCATCGCCACGAGTTCACTTCTGAATCCTgacatgaaagaaaaataatcatcccACTGTCCTTATAAGACACTTAACATTTTGCATGATCTAACCTGCGTCTTTCCAGGCTCATCTTCCAGTATGTATTGCTTCCTAATAGAGTAGAACATGCTGCACTCTTTGCTGAAGTCTCGAAAGCAATCTTTTTCACTGTCCCAGTTCACCTAGAAGTGTGCCGCACCAACTCCATGTAAGACACGACGTCGCTACCAGGATACGTGACAAATGGAAACCAACGTCTATTACCTCTGTTGCCAGGCGAAGGATAAACATGGGCAGACCTTCAATGGCAGGAGTGTAGTTGTCCAACAACAATGGTAGGCCTTTTAAATTGCCTTCCTACAGTGCACACACAGAAGGTTGAAGGTCAAGTAAATGGCAGTAAAgatagtagtagtatatttaAATCTACCTGATCTATCTCCAAGGAGAAATATTCCCCCAGCATCTCTGCTTTCTTTTTCAGAAAATCTACTATGTACTGTGCCAAGCCTTCTTTAGGTCCATCCTCCTCAGTCCAACCACTTTCCTCAGACCCCAGAGCTACCATGGCCAAGTCATAAATAGGAGTTGCAGTCTAGAATACAGCAAAAGAAAGGTCCATTCCAAGCAAATTTTGGTCACAATATGGTCAAGTCTTACTTACGGAAAGTCTGTATATACCAAAGTTGCCAAAGTCATAGATGAGGATTTGGTAGAAGAGCTCCTGACTGTGACGAGAAGGAAAATGACATTGACGAAATACAGAAGGTAAGAATGTTAGCATCCACTTTGTTGTTGAGTGTATCATACCTGAGTGCAGTTGTGTTGAGAATGTAAAGTTTAGTGTGATGTTGGATCAGAGTCCACTCAGGGTTGACACAGCCCACAAACGAGTGATTCTGCAGCATCTCCTGAAGGCCTTTAAGGTCAAAGGAAAATGATCATTGAGGTCTTGGGTATTATTGAATTTGTTGTATCTGTAATGAAAGTTGTCACAAATTTGCACCTTTGTGTGCTTTGTCACTAATCTCGCTTCTTAGCTCTTTAATGCTCCTCAGTTTAGTCATGTGTCTTTTGGGCGTGGCTGGGGCCGTCACCTTCCCCTCTTTGGCCACTTCTGTCTTCTCCACCTCTTCCACCTCGTTTTGCTCTTTCCTGGAATGCTCCCTGGTGACATGTTCACCACTTTAAGGCTCATGCAGAATTTTCTTAAGCCAGTTGAGGGCAGTAGCAATGCATGAATGTTACATACAAATCAATAGCAAGCTGTCATAACCAAGTCACCTTTGAATATCTTGCACTTGTTCGTCATCCTCGCTTTCCGGCAGCTCCGCGTCCATCTGCTCCATTACCTCCCACATGTCCATGTCGTCTGGCTCGACAGTTTTAGCCTCGGAATCTGCGCCACTGGGTCCAGCAATTTCTGGCTCAGGAAGCAACTTTTCCTTGGGCTGGAGGAAGGCGTCCAGCTTCTGAACACGACAGTCGGTTCTCACCATCTGATGTGCGTAGACACGATCGGCCGACTCGGACATGCCGATGGACGGCTTTACGTCAGCTGCGCCACACGCTGACAGGCCAGGAAGCAATGTCTACACAATGGTTAGGACAGAAAGAGTCAGGGAAGGAGCAGTGCAAATATAGGGAGGAAAAGAAATATTGAGATACAGATATGAACAAAATAGTCTCATAAAAGGTGCAACAAGTAGTACCTGAGTGAAGTAAGTTCGGGAGGAGTTAGAGCCCAACAGTTTTGCCTCAATGTGCTTCTGAACGGATTCAATTATGCTGTCCTCGTGCAGGAAATGCACCTCGTGCTTGGTGGGGTGTACGTTGACGTCTATGTTCTTAGGGGCGATCTCTAAACTATacagaacaggaaaaaaaataatgtgaatcTATCCTACTCTTTTTACCACCATCTTAAAAAGATCAATCTTTGATGTTACCTGAGATATAGAAAAGGATGTGTGTTCTTAGGCAAATAGGCAGCATAAACGGTCTCCATTGCTTTCCTCAGAGAACTAGACTCCACCAGACGGTCTAAATGTTCAATCCCAAACTGTTCATGAGTGAGCAACATTTCCAGTAAAGCTCATTTTGTACATACGGTTGATGAAGAGGACCATGATGCATTTCTTGACGGAGTAGTTCGCGTTGGAAATGTAGCCCTTTATCTTGAAGGCCAGCTTCTGGTCCTCACAACCAACTTCAATCAGCtccctgtaaaaaaaacaaaaacagaaaagtcAGCGCCATGGTGACTAAGTGCAACAACCACTTTCGTACCTGCTGACTGCATTACCGAACACCCCTCGAATATTATCCACCACTGACGCATTGGGTAAAGTCCTCACATCTGCTATAGTTTCTCCTTGCTGGATGAGGAGAACAAGATGTCagaggacagaaaaaaactCCTAAAAATTGAGCTGTTCTctaacctttttgacagagaagcTTTTTCCTGAATTGTGTATGGCATACCTACAAAACAAAGTCAGCATGGCTTGAAATCCTATAAAACATGGAACTTTAGCAGCGGTGTCAACAGTACCTGCTCACCACCTCCACAATTCTGGAGTACTCATCGCTAGAGCTTTTGAAAGATCTCTTCCGGGTGGGCACATTGTAGAAGAGATCCTCCACCTGTAACATAGACAGGTAACCTGTTCAAAATGATGTTCATTTAACCATTTTGCTTCCTATGGACAGACAGCATCAAAATGGTTAGATGTCATAGTGCATAACACACCAGTACTTGTGTTCCCTGGTTACCAGCGCAGGGTTTCGATGGGCCTTTTAGTATACCATCACTGTAATTGGCTCTGCAAGAAACCAGAATTAGAGATGCACCCTCATTGTGGTACATCTAGCAAAGCTTTGCTTATTTCACATTTGACTGTACCTGTAAGCGCATTGGGCATCAGCTGTCTTTGTGGTTATAGTTACATGGGCAATGTGACTTATACTGGCAAGGGCCTGCAAACACAGACACCAAGAATTTGTGCATATTGtttacatttgtgtacattagTGTATGCGCTTACCTCTCCTCTGAAGCCATAAGTCGCAATGGCAGAAAGATCCTCAAATGTCTGCAGCTTGCTTGTGGTGAAACGCTCACAAACTATTTCCATATCTTCTTTCTGCAacagaaatatgaaaataatatcAGCTTTTATATTGTCACACATTTTTAACTTATCTACTCTGTCAGTGAGATACTGGCCACAATGCACAAATATTTGGTGCAATTTTATCTTTTGCTGGAGGTGAAATAAGTCCAATAAAAGGAATTCGGTTGAAGATTGTTTAAGCAGTTTGAGCATGAAAAATGTGGGCAACCATGGCATGATCAAGCCGCCAAATGTCCTACCCGAATACCCGTCCCGTTGTCCTGGATCTGGAGCAACTTCATTCCTCCATCTTTCACTGTTACTTGAATGTTGGTGGACTGTGCATCCAGACTGCAACATTTAAACACACGATGTAGTCATTTACTTAGtggcatgtttatttttgttgattttgtttttacctACCAGTTTTcgatcagttctttaacagcgTTAGATGGGCGTTGTATGACCTCTCCCGCGGCGATACGATTGACAACTACTTCTTCGAGCTTCCGAATGAAGCCTGCCATTACTAACGGCGGATTTAATAATAATCAGCTAATTCTAGTCACCATGCTGTTGTTGTGTTGACAAGAGTATATTTCAATAAGGAAACAGGAACTCGCGTAGTAGGTGACTAGCTGAATGCAACCGAAGACGTGTCACTCTCACCATTCGTcgcaataatgttttttatttaatactgcattttttcacattcattttttattttttccaatcataatatttttattaagtaatttaaatgaatatatttaaacTTGTTTGCACAACAGGTACCTTGGTTAGTTGCCCTGAGACGTGCCGGAGTGGATATGTTACTATATACAAACGATCTTTGAAAATATAGTGCGTGCAGAAAATCAGAATGGGTCATAATGAAGAAATACAAATGCTAAATAAAATTACACTGAGCATTCATCATAgttatatatgtagtatgaATTCACGTCAACAATGTGCACAATTCcatcattacatttttaatgcatGCTGAATTTTGAGCACAAAAGACAACCCATATTAGTTATTCCTGCTTTGGACctaaatataattgaatatattataataatagaTATTATTGGAAatctaaaatgaaattaaaaagaaatgaagctAAGTCAACAGCACTGTAGACTCAGCACATGCCCTATAGAGCTTTTTCACAATTCATACGTATGCATATCTGGGgcaaatgtatgtaatgtagacaaattaaaaattgCTCTGATTAAAGAATGCCAATTTTTTCAGCTCTGTTGCCTAAACTGCAGTCATTACCATCTTGCCTCAAGTGCATTGCCATTTATGATCTTAGTACATTCCAAGTCAGCCTCTACACAAGCACTGTCTCAATTTCGCAGTAACAGTATAAGGATTCCAGTCGATGGCTTTAAGAGCCAACTTGGCACATGCCACAACTTCTGCAGCTTGCTCCGCTGCTTTTTGAGCCTTGGTTTCAATCTTGTCAATAAACAAGCCTTTGCCGGGATGCAGGTGCGCAACATAACCTGAAAGGTCACTAGAAGTATGAAAGGAACCAATTTGAACTGTAACAGATTAAATTAATTTCCATTGTGATGAGTTGCCTGCTTTGTTCATCTTGGAATTCTATGACAACTTGTTGCAGTCACAATGTATGGCAGCAGATTTAGTAATCAAATGTGTAATGGAAGGAAATGATGTGTATCCTAATCCTGTGTTTGACGTAGTGCAGGAAGAAACATTCCAGAAAACAGGAAAACAATACAATAGAAGAATATTAAGGAAAATGCAAGAAGACATCATAGCTATTCCTGAAAGGTGAATCAGCCAGTCTTTCTTTATCAATGTAGTGTTCATTTATATTTGAATGAATGGAAGTAGTTTAAGAAGGGCACAGGGGCTCAGGCAAACcttgtatttttgtaaacattgtttaaacTAGTTTCTTTCTTTACATTGTGTGTACTTGAACTTACAAAAGCCACACCTTTGGCCGACCGCCACGTGTGATGACAAGTACTTaaaaatatgcacatacataaatattgcattatcaaacataaattatttagaattaaatttagctCCAAGAGATGGGTAACCTGGGGCTTAAAGACAACCTGGTATTTAACAATACAATGATTGGTACAAGGTTAACATGCATTGTGTACTAACTACAGCCCACAAAGGGTGAtctagttttatttttattttttaataatttacagGGGCTAAGGGTATTTTATCGAGTCAATCATATCAAACACACTGACAGTAAGATAGTTTATTTCTCTGAAATCCAAATACTGCTTTGTGGAAATGCAACCACGTGTGGAATTTGTTAtggtcactccaaatgactgtaGTTGTGTTAGGTAGATGTTTCCTCTTCTTCAAATACTTTTGAAAGTTCAATTGAATTTAAGATTTTGGGTTTATACCTAACTCTGCCTACTGCTattaaacaattgaaaaaatgaccttttaatcaatttgtaTGCGATGGTAGTATACCCTACATGCCAAACAAACCATCGTaccatcaacatttttttctaatcctCAAATCATCATAGTCTAATGTAACAACAATCTGAGCGGTTTGAACATTAATTTTAGTCAGTATGCCCCTATGCATAGCTCTTCTGTGTGGTTTGGGTGGTGATTCTACAGAAACAATGGGGGATTGTCTTCAAATCCCCACTTCATCTGATAACTTGCATCACTTCCTTGACTTAGTTACATCATCGTCCATCACAAGGCTTTGCTATTTTAGGATTGGACTTTGGAGCAAACCTCACAGACAATATCAAAACATTTCTCCTTCTACGGTTTAAACAAAACACACAGTCAAGTTCTTACTTTGGATTCCAACTTTCAAGATGTTTAAGTTAAGATGATGCATTGTCATTGGTTTATATGATATTCTGGCAATGGCCATTGTTATGAATGTTTTTAGGACAAGTAAGGGTTTCCATGCTAGTGTCTTATGTTTCATTTTGTACATATACTGCTGTGAATTAGTGGGTTTACGGGAATTGTACAGTTTTAAAAGTGCTTCAATGCCGCCCACTTTGGTGGTTTGATCTTCCCGTCTTGTAAACGAATTGCTTTATACAAAGACATTCATTAGTGTCCGCTAAAGCATCCCATGGAAACGGCCTCTCTTCTCAATTCACTTTATGGGGTAGAAAAAGcacattgtttggattttgctGTGGAACTAACGTACTACTGTCAATGTACAGCCGTTGACGTTTTTGAAACTGCTGTACATACTCCATTTTATTAtaataatgcattttaaatagctacaaacattacaaaaaacattgaaacagGTATCTCTGTCAATGGTTAACACTCAACAAATTCTAGAGGATAGTATAATATTAATGTTTACATTAAACAGTTACATGTTAACCTTCATATAGTTTTAAGATCTAATTATTCCCTTTTTGTAGTTGTTTCTAAACTACTAGACACATGGCAAATGTCAACATACTTTAAGTCATTCGTCCGATTTTTCCATATGTTTGTGAAGGCATCTTATGTTTATCAGCCGGTTGATCAAAACTAAGAGCAGAGTTCACGAGGCGAGGGAGGGGGAGAAAGAgtgagagggggagagagagaaagggggcGGGTCTCGTTTGAATTCACTTCTTCTCCATGTTAGCTCTCAACATTGTCGAAAACATGCCTGGAGCATGACAGCAAACTGGTTTAGCTAGGTAGCCGTGGGGAAAAATAAAGCAACAATGTGTCAGAACACTCTCAACAGGTCCCACTTGTATTAGAGGCACGACTGGAGTCAAGGCGACCGGAAACACTGTGGCAAAAATGGCCCGTTGCGAGTTAAAACGACGGCAATCGTGACGATGACTTGACGTTGGATCGGTAAGTACCGCGCATGTCGCCAAATGTACGTTTTATCTCTAAGTCTATGTATGTGTTATTATCTCGCATGTTGTAATGTGGAACAAATGTGTTAGATTTTTACTTGTTATTTCTGTCATAACACATGGATGACAGTAACTCAAGTTCTGCGCACAGAGCGTTGCGAGCGCCCTAATATTGTTTGTTACT
The nucleotide sequence above comes from Stigmatopora nigra isolate UIUO_SnigA chromosome 12, RoL_Snig_1.1, whole genome shotgun sequence. Encoded proteins:
- the mlh1 gene encoding DNA mismatch repair protein Mlh1, whose protein sequence is MAGFIRKLEEVVVNRIAAGEVIQRPSNAVKELIENCLDAQSTNIQVTVKDGGMKLLQIQDNGTGIRKEDMEIVCERFTTSKLQTFEDLSAIATYGFRGEALASISHIAHVTITTKTADAQCAYRANYSDGILKGPSKPCAGNQGTQVLVEDLFYNVPTRKRSFKSSSDEYSRIVEVVSRYAIHNSGKSFSVKKQGETIADVRTLPNASVVDNIRGVFGNAVSRELIEVGCEDQKLAFKIKGYISNANYSVKKCIMVLFINHRLVESSSLRKAMETVYAAYLPKNTHPFLYLSLEIAPKNIDVNVHPTKHEVHFLHEDSIIESVQKHIEAKLLGSNSSRTYFTQTLLPGLSACGAADVKPSIGMSESADRVYAHQMVRTDCRVQKLDAFLQPKEKLLPEPEIAGPSGADSEAKTVEPDDMDMWEVMEQMDAELPESEDDEQVQDIQREHSRKEQNEVEEVEKTEVAKEGKVTAPATPKRHMTKLRSIKELRSEISDKAHKGLQEMLQNHSFVGCVNPEWTLIQHHTKLYILNTTALSQELFYQILIYDFGNFGIYRLSTATPIYDLAMVALGSEESGWTEEDGPKEGLAQYIVDFLKKKAEMLGEYFSLEIDQEGNLKGLPLLLDNYTPAIEGLPMFILRLATEVNWDSEKDCFRDFSKECSMFYSIRKQYILEDEPGKTQDSEVNSWRWNVEHVLCKAFRSLISPPKHISEDGTVLQIANLPDLYKVFERC